The sequence below is a genomic window from Bombus pascuorum chromosome 15, iyBomPasc1.1, whole genome shotgun sequence.
ttatatttaccaATCTTTTTCTGTTAAAGTAGATGGTGTCATTGGATTCCTGGTAACACCATGTATCTTTGTCTTCAGTTTTTCTATTAGTTTTTTCTCATTCTGGTGTATTGTAACTTCTTCTAAGATTAAAAGGtaaagatttaattaacaCAAAGTTTAAAATGGTTGCAATTATTAAGTGATGTCAAACACTGTACCTTCGTTTACAATACgaggtataaaaaataaatttaagcCTGCCTCCATAGAATGATTACTCATATCCAAACCACTATGGATTTGTAATCTAGAACTGGAGAATAATTTGCCATAAAATTCCTGCAAGTGCATATATGGTTAAACTGTATCGTAATATTTCCAAGTTATCAGTAATTTATTAtgcttttaacaaaatatatatgtatatacatgtatattaccTTCACATTTTCCATACTGTGAGGCGTGAGATCTTGTAATTCAGCTTTATTGTGtaagaatacaatatgagGATAGTATTCAACATAATCTTGATCCATATTGCTAGTCGAGGATGGTTTTAACATTTCCGCAGTTTgtaaaaatctacaaattatattataatttgtaatggTTTGTGGTACAATAGAAATATTACTATACTTACCTAACTAAATTTGGATCAACAAACCAATCTTGTACGAATATGATAATGTGACAAACTGAAAACAGAAATGCTGCAAACTGTAAAGATTGCAGCTCTAAATTAGtttctgtatttataaaatctgtTGTAGACTTTTTTTGATCATAACATGTAGAGTAATCTATAGTAGATCCTGAGAGTATGGGTTGTGTATCCAAATATATTACTCGATTTTTTGTTACGAAAAAGTCAATACCAATAGTGCAATTTGCACCACTTTCGTGATGCGTTGTATCTTGAGTTGGAAATATGCCAGACCtgcattaataaaatgtacattataattacaagaaaaaggaaaagagagaagcaaatgtttttaataaaatttcataattgtaCAGTTAAAGATTCTAAATAATACTAACGCAATATTAGATGTTAGAAAGGACATTATAGTTGATTTTCCAACACCTTGAGCCCCTAAGCATCCTACTACTAAAAAATCCTGTTGATCATATAGGAATTCAAGAGGACTCTCACAGAGCTGCATATTTTCATCCATAAATTTTACACAACTTGTCATTTCAGGACATGTTGACAATACAGTACGGATTGCTAAAGAAAACATATCTATTAagtttattattgtattaagaATCCAGATTTAAAGTTTAGAAGAGAGTAAAGAACATACGATCCTGTATCTTTGATGAAACGTTGGAATATGTATCACTCTGTTTCctgcaatttaataaaatatttaataacgattaaaaatttaaacatagctttacatatatttttaaacaaggAACTATCCGTACTTGTTACCACCATTGCGTTGATTCGGTGACACAGCTCTGTTCTCGCCTTCTCTCGTTTTCAATATGAATGTTGGACGGTCTATAACCTTAATTGTGCCTCTGCTATCACCATCCTTAGTTTCTAAATCTTTTGTTGCAATCGGtagcattttttttatattcattgttttcaaatactattttattatcacaccattaaaattaaaaactatattttataatacttttcCATATAATAATGTGAACCGTTACCTATCTGTTAGAATATGCACGCATTACCGTTATTTTGTTTTCGCAAACATGACAGTTTTTATCTCtagaaattaacattttgatttttattcattttatataaataaaaaactaaaatcttttatagctccaaataaaaatgaaaaatgacattaattgtattcaaaattcattaaaacatttttatatatcagaAATCTTTAAATTCTGAATGTTTGAATGGGTTTAAAATAAGAGTATTTGAAAGGATATTTTGTTTATCacataacaatttttatgtgataagcataaaatacataatatgatAAGACATAGTAATGATTTAAAACATTTCGTTCTAAAAACATCGACAGATTTTCTTCATCTAGTAAATATtactaaacaaaattttaagactaggcaataaaatatacgtacatatgcaATGGTATTGCCTAATATTGCGAGTAATACAATCTTGTCGTAATCTGCGAGACTTTATAAAAGTACTTACTTAGTTGTGTGCAATTTCAGATAGGCACGagtaaatgtatttaaatgtttACAAGTATATTGGGAGTACTCGTGTGGATGATG
It includes:
- the LOC132914634 gene encoding nonsense-mediated mRNA decay factor SMG9 — its product is MFSLAIRTVLSTCPEMTSCVKFMDENMQLCESPLEFLYDQQDFLVVGCLGAQGVGKSTIMSFLTSNIASGIFPTQDTTHHESGANCTIGIDFFVTKNRVIYLDTQPILSGSTIDYSTCYDQKKSTTDFINTETNLELQSLQFAAFLFSVCHIIIFVQDWFVDPNLVRFLQTAEMLKPSSTSNMDQDYVEYYPHIVFLHNKAELQDLTPHSMENVKEFYGKLFSSSRLQIHSGLDMSNHSMEAGLNLFFIPRIVNEEEVTIHQNEKKLIEKLKTKIHGVTRNPMTPSTLTEKDWYHYVSRVMEAIKKSHLSSEYGRLMP